A stretch of the Pelmatolapia mariae isolate MD_Pm_ZW linkage group LG23, Pm_UMD_F_2, whole genome shotgun sequence genome encodes the following:
- the LOC134621357 gene encoding DNA-binding protein SATB2-like gives MEQRGNAGVEVESPSRQDSASPEEMGEKGESPTSSGGLQCKLSRMEVNGSPTNPRTRQNCTPLRPLGGLMIPVYCVVEHADMGMAGNCEGRSDRHAEFVLVRKDVLFTQLVETALVALGYSHNSAVQARGIIKVGRWKPMPIHYLTDAPEATVADMLLDVYHMVTLRILLHSFARLEELPSDQWTHATVRNALKELLRETNQSALAKECPLSQSMISAIVNSSYYANVSTSKCQEFGRWYKRYKRIKGEYIEKMWSSQEKSDIKVERDLDLSILSHRPPSLLPSPTHLGTLGGSGVHSLKSGLGDTQTSTQPHGLPHPSGQNHPSPPLRPQAPPLLGHSGLLPPQLPPQLVRQQLAMAHLINQQLAVSRLLAHQHPQGVNQQFLNHPPISRSCKISGAVSEPSLNSGAEVSSDIYQQVRNELKRASVSQAVFARVAFNRTQGLLSEILRKEEDPRSASQSLLVNLKAMQNFLNLPESERDRIYQEERERSTSTNHNHSTNHISSANTHRHAQTKCSMPGPELQIKLDSLVNITSGIYEEIQQEMKRAKVSQALFAKVAANKSQGWLCELLRWKESPSPENRTLWENLCTIRRFLALSQADRDQVYEEESRQQHSDRLHTVLHISEPQTLHRQPLPPLMAPSPIHDEPQPIPPPALQSSEDGPQRGVSPGLGGGGTKKARSRTRISLEALGILQSFIGDVGLYPDQEAIHTLSAQLDLPKHTIIKFFQNQRYNVKHHSQAREPTAGEDDRESSSPSEGGVCTIEGRGGEEALSPSEESSEDGRGSVEVFRTEGGDVGGESEVEMEVEKEEGDDAKASGPVASSLSPYSSVDSPQSAEQQR, from the exons ATGGAGCAGCGTGGAAACGCAGGGGTGGAAGTGGAGAGCCCCAGCCGTCAGGACAGCGCCAGCCCAGAGGAGATGGGGGAGAAAggggaaagtcccacttccagcGGTGGTCTTCAGTGCAAGCTGAGCCGTATGGAGGTCAATGGCAGCCCAACAAACCCACGAACCCGACAGAACTGCACACCGCTGAGACCACTTGGAG GTTTGATGATCCCAGTCTACTGTGTGGTGGAGCATGCAGACATGGGAATGGCAGGCAACTGTGAGGGGCGTAGCGACCGCCACGCCGAGTTTGTGTTGGTTCGTAAAGATGTCCTGTTCACACAGCTGGTAGAGACGGCACTGGTTGCTCTTGGATACTCGCATAACTCAGCTGTGCAGGCACGAG GGATCATTAAAGTGGGCCGGTGGAAGCCGATGCCCATCCACTACCTAACAGATGCTCCGGAGGCCACGGTAGCGGACATGCTGCTGGATGTTTACCACATGGTCACACTGCGGATCCTACTGCACAG CTTTGCCCGGCTGGAGGAGCTGCCATCAGACCAGTGGACCCACGCCACCGTGAGAAACGCCCTCAAAGAGCTGCTTAGAGAGACCAACCAGAGCGCTCTGGCAAAGGAGTGTCCTCTCTCCCAG AGTATGATCTCAGCAATCGTCAACAGTTCCTACTATGCCAACGTCTCCACCTCCAAGTGCCAGGAGTTTGGACGCTGGTACAAGAGATACAAACGCATCAAAG GTGAATACATTGAAAAGATGTGGTCGTCACAGGAGAAGTCGGATATAAAAG TGGAGCGGGATTTGGACCTGAGCATCCTCAGCCATCGTCCTCCCTCTCTCTTGCCCTCTCCCACCCATTTGGGcaccctgggtgggtccggagTTCATTCCCTCAAGAGTGGCCTCGGGGACACTCAGACCTCAACCCAGCCTCATGGCCTGCCTCACCCTAGTGGACAGAATCACCCCAGTCCTCCACTTCGTCCACAGGCTCCACCTCTCCTGGGCCACAGCGGGCTCCTGCCTCCCCAACTCCCCCCTCAACTTGTACGTCAACAGCTCGCGATGGCCCACCTCATCAACCAGCAGCTGGCTGTTAGCCGCCTGCTTGCCCACCAGCACCCACAGGGAGTCAACCAGCAGTTCCTCAACCATCCTCCTATTTCACGGAGCTGCAAGATCTCCGGGGCTGTTTCTGAGCCCAGCCTCAACTCCGGGGCCGAAGTCTCCTCCGACATTTACCAGCAGGTCAGGAATGAGCTGAAGAGGGCCAGCGTTTCCCAGGCTGTGTTTGCCCGTGTTGCCTTTAACCGCACACAG GGCTTGCTGTCAGAAATCCTCCGTAAGGAGGAGGATCCTCGCTCTGCCTCTCAGTCTCTGCTGGTCAACCTGAAAGCCATGCAAAACTTCCTTAACCTGCCTGAGAGCGAGCGAGACCGGATCTAccaggaggagagggagaggagtaCCAGCACTAACCACAACCATTCCACCAACCACATCTCCAGtgccaacacacacagacacgcacag ACAAAATGCAGCATGCCCGGCCCGGAGCTGCAGATAAAGCTGGACTCGCTGGTAAACATCACATCAGGGATCTATGAGGAGATCCAGCAGGAGATGAAGAGGGCGAAGGTCTCCCAAGCTCTGTTCGCTAAGGTGGCTGCTAATAAAAGTCAG GGTTGGCTATGTGAGCTGCTAAGATGGAAAGAGAGCCCAAGCCCTGAGAACCGCACATTGTGGGAGAACCTGTGTACCATCAGGAGGTTCCTGGCATTGTCACAAGCCGACCGAGATCAGGTGTATGAAGAAGAGTCGAGACAGCAGCACAGCGACAGGCTGCACACCGTCCTGCACATCTCAGAGCCGCAG ACCCTCCACAGGCAGCCCCTGCCACCTCTAATGGCTCCATCCCCAATTCATGATGAACCCCAGCCCATCCCCCCGCCAGCGCTGCAAAGCTCAGAAGATGGGCCTCAGCGCGGGGTGAGCCCTGGCCTCGGAGGTGGAGGAACAAAGAAGGCCCGGTCACGGACAAGGATTTCTCTGGAGGCCCTGGGAATCCTTCAGAGCTTTATTGGCGATGTGGGACTGTACCCGGACCAGGAAGCAATCCACACCCTGTCAGCCCAGCTAGACCTGCCCAAACACACAATCATCAAGTTCTTCCAGAACCAGCGCTACAATGTTAAGCACCACAGCCAGGCCAGAGAGCCTACCGCTGGGGAGGATGACAGGGAGAGCTCCAGTCCCAGTGAGGGAGGTGTCTGCACAATCGAGGGCAGAGGAGGGGAAGAGGCTCTCTCCCCGTCTGAGGAGTCAAGTGAGGACGGGAGAGGATCAGTGGAAGTGTTCAGAACAGAAGGAGGAGATGTGGGAGGAGAAAGTGAGGTGGAAATGGAGGTTGAGAAGGAGGAAGGGGATGATGCAAAAGCTTCAGGGCCAGTAGCTTCCTCTCTGTCCCCTTACAGCAGCGTGGACAGCCCCCAGTCTGCAGAGCAACAGAGATAA